In Opitutaceae bacterium TAV5, one genomic interval encodes:
- a CDS encoding histidine kinase: protein MRSEAAASAAELRQLQAQVNPHFLFNALNSIMAEKDDSHAVEKITGELAGYLRYALRVQDGFAPLGAELDQMERYLRIEKSRFEERFAWQIEADASARAVRVPAALVQPLLENACKYGRRTSPRLLDVRITAGLSEGNLRITVANTGHWLDFDPARSHGIGLANLRRRLELLSRGRARLLQSAEDGRVFVTVIWPPDGEILARKEAA from the coding sequence GTGCGGTCCGAAGCCGCCGCCTCCGCCGCCGAGCTCCGCCAGTTGCAGGCGCAGGTCAACCCCCACTTCCTGTTCAACGCGCTCAACTCGATCATGGCGGAAAAGGATGACAGCCACGCCGTGGAAAAAATCACCGGAGAGCTGGCCGGCTACCTTCGTTATGCCCTGCGGGTCCAGGACGGCTTCGCCCCGCTCGGCGCCGAGCTCGACCAGATGGAGCGTTACCTCCGGATCGAGAAATCCCGCTTCGAGGAGCGGTTTGCCTGGCAGATCGAGGCCGACGCCTCCGCGCGGGCCGTGCGGGTGCCGGCGGCGCTCGTGCAGCCGTTGCTGGAGAATGCCTGCAAATATGGCCGCAGGACCAGCCCCCGCCTTCTGGATGTCCGCATCACGGCCGGCCTTTCCGAAGGCAACCTGCGGATCACGGTGGCCAACACCGGCCACTGGCTGGATTTCGATCCTGCGCGCTCTCACGGCATCGGTCTCGCCAATCTCCGCCGGCGGCTCGAATTGCTTTCGCGAGGGCGCGCCCGGCTCCTGCAATCCGCGGAGGACGGCCGGGTCTTCGTGACCGTGATCTGGCCTCCGGATGGCGAAATCCTCGCCCGGAAGGAGGCCGCATGA
- a CDS encoding RNA polymerase subunit sigma-24, translating into MTADTPQPSRPPAEPVASSGGIVSADPAGPAGTASTDADDNAAMRALRDGDDQALDTLMRRWQIPLRAFLGRHLRNEHDALDLAQETFVRIYKNRARWRDGARFSTWMFQIALNLSRDRARWWSRRNHPPLDEARDTASDAPLPSASAEAGERAASVRAAVAALPEDLRAAIIFFEYEDRSHAEIAGILRVTPKAVETRLYRARQLLKKRLARWL; encoded by the coding sequence ATGACGGCCGACACTCCCCAGCCCTCGCGGCCGCCCGCCGAACCCGTCGCATCCTCCGGCGGCATTGTTTCTGCCGATCCCGCCGGTCCTGCCGGCACCGCCTCCACCGACGCCGACGACAACGCCGCCATGCGCGCCCTGCGCGACGGCGACGACCAGGCGCTGGACACCCTCATGCGCCGCTGGCAGATCCCGCTCCGCGCCTTTCTCGGCCGCCACCTCCGCAACGAACACGACGCCCTCGATCTCGCCCAGGAAACCTTCGTGCGCATCTACAAAAACCGCGCCCGCTGGCGCGACGGTGCGCGTTTTTCCACCTGGATGTTCCAGATCGCGCTCAACCTCTCCCGCGACCGCGCCCGCTGGTGGAGTCGCCGCAATCACCCTCCGCTCGACGAAGCCCGCGACACCGCCAGCGACGCCCCGCTCCCCTCCGCCAGCGCCGAGGCCGGAGAACGCGCCGCCTCCGTGCGCGCCGCCGTCGCCGCCCTGCCCGAAGACCTGCGCGCCGCCATCATCTTTTTCGAATACGAAGACCGCTCCCACGCCGAGATCGCCGGCATCCTGCGCGTCACCCCGAAGGCCGTGGAAACCCGCCTTTACCGCGCCCGCCAGCTTTTGAAAAAACGGCTCGCCCGCTGGCTGTAA
- a CDS encoding tRNA delta(2)-isopentenylpyrophosphate transferase: MNGAQPERQPGQTGKPPLYILTGPTAVGKTELALRWAEANGAEIVSCDSLLFYRGMDIGTAKPSPEERARVRHHLVDICEPREAMDITRYVALARAAVEAVAARGRRVLVTGGSGFYLKAFFAPVADNVAVPAAIRDEVARQLAEEGLPALVARLRALDPGLEMRSGGASAGEAGGGKGAGETQTPVLDAANPRRVTRALERCLASGRTLAELAAEFARLPGPFADWSPVCVRLEREPAELDARIALRVEQMLQAGLVDEVARLDAAGFRQNPSAARAIGYRETLAMLDRGGTAAEGSAGQAARTELAAEIVRNTRALVKKQRTWFRTQLPEHRVVAAAEATAERLF; encoded by the coding sequence ATGAACGGGGCGCAACCAGAACGGCAACCGGGACAAACGGGGAAACCGCCGCTTTACATCCTGACGGGCCCGACGGCCGTCGGGAAGACGGAGCTGGCGTTGCGCTGGGCGGAGGCGAACGGAGCGGAAATCGTATCGTGCGACTCCCTGCTGTTTTACCGGGGGATGGACATCGGCACGGCGAAGCCCTCGCCGGAAGAACGGGCGCGGGTGCGGCATCATCTGGTCGATATTTGCGAACCCCGCGAGGCGATGGACATCACGCGCTACGTGGCGCTGGCGCGCGCGGCGGTGGAGGCTGTCGCGGCGCGCGGGCGGCGGGTGCTGGTGACCGGCGGGAGCGGTTTTTACCTGAAGGCATTTTTCGCGCCGGTGGCGGACAACGTGGCGGTGCCGGCTGCGATCCGCGACGAGGTGGCGCGGCAGCTTGCGGAGGAAGGCCTGCCGGCGCTGGTGGCGCGGTTGCGCGCGCTCGATCCCGGGCTCGAAATGCGCAGCGGCGGCGCGAGCGCCGGCGAGGCGGGCGGCGGCAAAGGCGCGGGCGAAACGCAAACGCCGGTGCTGGATGCGGCGAATCCGCGGCGCGTGACGCGGGCGCTGGAGCGGTGTCTGGCGTCGGGCCGGACGCTGGCGGAGCTGGCGGCGGAGTTTGCCCGGTTGCCGGGGCCTTTTGCCGACTGGTCGCCGGTGTGCGTGCGGCTGGAGCGCGAACCGGCGGAGCTCGATGCGCGGATCGCGTTGCGGGTGGAGCAGATGTTGCAGGCGGGCCTGGTGGACGAAGTGGCACGGCTGGACGCGGCGGGTTTTCGGCAAAACCCGAGCGCGGCGCGTGCGATCGGCTACCGGGAAACGCTGGCGATGCTCGACCGCGGGGGCACGGCGGCGGAAGGAAGCGCCGGGCAGGCGGCGCGGACGGAACTGGCGGCGGAGATTGTCAGGAACACGCGGGCGCTCGTGAAAAAGCAGCGCACGTGGTTCCGCACGCAGTTGCCGGAACACCGGGTGGTGGCGGCGGCAGAAGCGACGGCGGAGCGGCTGTTTTGA
- a CDS encoding chromosome partitioning protein ParB yields MFVTLWHFTGRKNRVHWTRTCMNSSRSRLISALATSPARLLDGWHTLASLLDDGEIPLPFHPGLPAGVTVTIDARLLRPTQSVVGFREVAAKRKNIESKSRRKRVAWLRKKSVPVVIGPGGVPWMVDGHHTLRALVEADVGDKTAFGHILANWSGLDSAVFWRRMRENNYVYLQVPGSRTRLSPARLPVSLLDLQDDPWRSLAWAVGKAGVYEVQNHVFFQKFHWAEFFRVRITWDDSRKKNFRRAVVTAMELACTPAASHLPGWLPSGEADANPEDAETALLATDLELAAALQGV; encoded by the coding sequence ATGTTTGTAACCCTGTGGCACTTCACAGGCCGGAAAAATCGCGTTCACTGGACGCGAACCTGCATGAACTCATCGCGTTCCCGGCTCATCTCCGCTCTCGCCACCAGTCCCGCCCGCTTGCTGGACGGATGGCACACGCTTGCCTCGCTGCTCGACGACGGCGAAATCCCGCTTCCGTTTCACCCCGGCCTGCCCGCCGGCGTAACGGTGACGATCGATGCGCGCCTGCTCCGTCCCACCCAGAGCGTCGTCGGATTTCGCGAAGTCGCGGCCAAACGCAAGAACATCGAAAGCAAGAGCCGCCGGAAGCGCGTCGCCTGGCTCCGGAAAAAAAGTGTCCCCGTCGTCATCGGTCCGGGCGGCGTTCCCTGGATGGTGGACGGACACCACACGCTGCGCGCGCTGGTCGAAGCCGATGTCGGTGACAAGACCGCCTTCGGACACATCCTCGCCAACTGGTCCGGCCTCGACTCCGCCGTTTTCTGGCGCCGGATGCGCGAGAACAACTACGTTTACCTGCAAGTCCCCGGCAGCCGCACCCGCCTCTCTCCTGCAAGGTTGCCGGTTTCCCTCCTCGATCTGCAGGACGATCCCTGGCGCAGCCTGGCGTGGGCGGTCGGCAAAGCCGGCGTTTACGAGGTGCAGAACCACGTGTTTTTCCAGAAATTCCACTGGGCGGAATTTTTTCGCGTACGCATCACCTGGGACGATTCCCGCAAGAAAAACTTCCGTCGCGCCGTGGTCACCGCCATGGAGCTCGCCTGCACACCCGCCGCCTCGCACCTGCCCGGCTGGCTGCCCTCCGGTGAAGCCGACGCCAACCCGGAAGATGCCGAAACCGCCCTCCTCGCCACCGATCTCGAGCTGGCCGCCGCGCTCCAGGGCGTGTGA